In the Choloepus didactylus isolate mChoDid1 chromosome 5, mChoDid1.pri, whole genome shotgun sequence genome, one interval contains:
- the LOC119534553 gene encoding LOW QUALITY PROTEIN: AT-rich interactive domain-containing protein 2-like (The sequence of the model RefSeq protein was modified relative to this genomic sequence to represent the inferred CDS: inserted 2 bases in 1 codon), whose amino-acid sequence MANSTGKAPPDERRKGLAFLDELRQFHHSRGSPFKKIPAVGGKELDLHGLYTRVTTLGGFAKVSEKNQWGEIVEEFNFPRSCSNAAFALKQYYLRYLEKYEKVHHFGEDDDEVPPGNPKPQLPIGAIPSSYNYQQHSVSDYLRQSYGLSMDFNSPNDYNKLVLSLLSGLPNEVDFAINVCTLLSNESKHVMQLEKDPKIITLLLANAGVFDDTLGSFSSVFGEEWKEKTDRDFVKFWKDVDDNEVRDLISDRNKSHEGTSGEWIWESLFHPPRKLGINDIKGQRVLQIAVILRNLSFEEGNVKFLAANRTCLRFLLLSAHSHFISLRQLGLDTLGNIAAELLLDPVDFKTTHLMFHTVTKCLMSRDRFLKMRGMEILGNLCKAEDNGVLICEYVDQDSYREIICHLTLPDVLLVISTLEVLYMLTEMGDVACTKIAKVEKSIDMLVCLISMDIQMFGPDALAAVKLVEHPSSNQVLSEIRPQAVEQVQTQTHVASAPASRAVVAQHVAPPPGIVEIDSEKFACQWLNAHFEVNPDCSVSRAEMYSEYLSTCSKLARGGILTSTGFYKCLXGIPHGPQTVGNHFQRTPVTNQSSNLTATQMSFPVQGVHSVAQTVSRIPPNPSVHNHQQQNAPVTVIQNKAPIPCEVVKAAVIQNSVPQSAVPVSLPVGGGTAQSSVVQNHNTGPQPVTVVNSQTLLHHSSVIPQQPPLHTVVPGQIPSGTPVTVIQQAVPQSHIFGRVQNIPACTSTVTQGQQLITTSPQPVQTSSQQTSVGSQPQDTVIIAPPQYVTTSASNIVSAASVQNFQVAAGQMVTIAGVPSPQPSRVGFQNIAPKPLPSQQVSSTVVQQPIQQPQQPTQQSVVIVSQPAQQGQTYAPAIHQIVLANPAALPAGQTVQLTGQPNITPSSSPSPVPATNNQTPTAMSSSSSTPQSQGPPPTVSQMLSVKRQQQQQHSPAPPPQQVQVQVQPQQTNAGVGQPASGESSLIKQLLLPKRGPSTPGGKLILPAPQIPPPNNARAPSPQVVYQVANNQAAGFGVQGQTPAQQLLVGQQNVQLVQSAMPPTGGVQTIPISNLQILPGPLISNSPATIFQGTSGNQVTITVVPNTSFATATVSQGNATQLIAPAGITMSGTQTGVGLQVQTLPATQASPAGQSPCTTATPPFKGDKIICQKEEEAKEATGLHVHERKIEVMENPSCRRGASTSNGDTKENEVQVGSLLNGRKYSDSSLPPSNSGKIQSEANQCSLISNGPSLELGENGASGKQNSEQMDMQEIKSDLKKPLVNGICDFDKGDGSHLSKNIPNHKTSNHVGNGEIPPVEPQGTLDATQQDTAKGDQLERISNGPILMLGGSPSVSSIQEASNVAAQQFSGTDLPNGPLASNLNSDVPQQRPSVVVSPHSTTSVIQGHQIIAVPHSGSRGSQSPALSSEVPSTNGTAECKTVKRPAEDNDRETVTVIPNKVGVRIVTISDPNNAACSATMVAVPAGADPSTVAKVAIESAVQQKQQHTPTYVQNVLPQNTPMTLSPAVQVQGQPNNSQPSPFSTSSQHGDPMRKPGQNVMCLWQSCKK is encoded by the exons atggcaaacTCGACGGGAAAGGCGCCTCCGGACGAGCGGAGAAAGGGACTCGCTTTCCTGGACGAGCTGCGGCAGTTCCACCACAGCAGAGGGTCGccctttaaaaaaatccctgCGGTGGGTGGGAAGGAGCTGGATCTTCACGGTCTCTACACCAGAGTCACTACTTTAGGCGGATTCGCGAAGGTTTCTGAGAAGAATCAGTGGGGAGAAATTGTTGAAGAGTTCAACTTTCCCAGAAGTTGTTCTAACGCTGCCTTTGCTTTAAAACAGTATTACTTACGTTACCTAGAAAAGTACGAGAAAGTTCATCATTTTGGGGAGGATGATGATGAGGTACCACCAGGCAATCCAAAGCCACAGCTTCCTATTGGTGCAATTCCATCTTCCTACAATTACCAGCAACACAGTGTGTCAGATTATCTGCGTCAAAGTTATGGGCTATCTATGGACTTCAATTCGCCAAATGATTATAATAAATTGGTGCTTTCACTGTTATCTGGACTACCAAATGAAGTGGACTTTGCTATTAATGTATGCACTCTCCTATCAAATGAAAGCAAGCATGTCATGCAACTTGAAAAAGACCCTAAAATCATCACCTTATTACTTGCTAATGCTGGGGTATTTGATGACACTTTAGGAtccttttcttctgtatttggagaagaatggaaagagaagaCTGATAGAGATTTTGTTAAGTTTTGGAAAGACGTTGATGATAATGAAGTTCGTGACCTCATTTCTGACAGAAACAAGTCTCATGAAGGTACATCAGGAGAATGGATTTGGGAATCTTTATTTCATCCACCTCGAAAGTTGGGCATTAATGATATCAAAGGACAACGGGTACTTCAGATTGCAGTGATTTTGAGAAATCTTTCCTTTGAGGAGGGCAATGTTAAGTTCTTGGCAGCTAATCGTACCTGTCTTCGTTTCTTATTACTTTCTGCACATagtcattttatttctctaaggCAATTGGGACTTGACACATTAGGAAATATTGCAGCTGAGCTTTTATTGGACCCTGTTGATTTCAAAACTACTCATCTGATGTTTCATACCGTTACAAAATGCCTAATGTCAAGGGATAGGTTTTTAAAGATGAGGGGCATGGAAATTTTGGGAAATCTTTGCAAAGCAGAAGATAATGGTGTTCTAATTTGCGAATATGTGGATCAGGACTCATACAGAGAAATCATTTGTCATCTCACTTTACCTGATGTGCTGCTTGTAATCTCAACACTCGAGGTGCTATATATGCTCACAGAAATGGGAGATGTTGCTTGCACAAAAATTGCAAAAGTAGAAAAGAGCATAGATATGTTAGTCTGTCTCATTTCTATGGATATTCAGATGTTTGGCCCTGATGCACTAGCTGCAGTAAAACTCGTTGAACACCCAAGTTCCAATCaagttttatctgaaattaggCCACAAGCTGTAGAGCAAGTCCAAACCCAGACCCATGTAGCATCTGCCCCAGCTTCCAGAGCAGTTGTAGCACAGCATGTTGCTCCACCTCCGGGAATAGTGGAAATAGACAGTGAGAAGTTTGCTTGTCAGTGGTTAAATGCTCATTTTGAAGTAAATCCAGATTGTTCTGTCTCTCGAGCAGAAATGTATTCTGAATACCTCTCAACCTGCAGTAAATTAGCTCGTGGTGGAATTCTAACATCAACTGGATTTTATAAATGTCT AGGAATCCCTCATGGACCACAAACTGTAGGAAACCATTTTCAGAGGACTCCTGTTACCAACCAATCTTCAAATTTGACTGCAACACAAATGTCTTTTCCAGTACAAGGTGTTCATTCTGTGGCACAGACTGTTTCAAGAATTCCACCAAATCCTTCAGTTCATAACCACCAGCAGCAAAATGCTCCGGTGACTGTCATTCAAAATAAAGCTCCAATTCCTTGTGAAGTTGTTAAAGCTGCAGTAATCCAGAATTCTGTACCCCAGTCAGCAGTTCCTGTTAGTCTTCCTGTTGGAGGAGGAACTGCACAGAGTTCTGTGGTTCAGAATCATAATACAGGGCCACAACCTGTTACAGTTGTAAATTCTCAAACTTTGCTTCACCATTCATCTGTAATTCCACAGCAGCCTCCATTACACACAGTGGTACCTGGACAGATACCTTCAGGCACTCCTGTTACGGTAATTCAACAAGCTGTACCACAGAGTCATATATTTGGCAGAGTACAGAACATACCAGCTTGTACTTCTACAGTTACACAGGgtcagcagttaatcaccacatcACCCCAACCTGTGCAAACTTCATCTCAACAGACATCAGTTGGTAGCCAGCCACAAGACACTGTTATCATAGCACCTCCACAATATGTTACAACTTCAGCATCCAATATTGTCTCAGCAGCTTCAGTGCAGAATTTTCAGGTAGCTGCAGGACAAATGGTTACCATTGCTGGTGTCCCAAGTCCACAACCCTCAAGGGTAGGGTTTCAGAACATTGCACCAAAACCTCTCCCTTCTCAACAAGTTTCATCAACAGTGGTACAGCAGCCTATTCAACAACCACAACAGCCAACCCAACAAAGTGTAGTGATTGTAAGCCAGCCAGCTCAACAAGGTCAAACTTATGCACCAGCCATTCACCAAATTGTTCTTGCTAATCCAGCAGCTCTTCCAGCTGGCCAGACAGTTCAGCTAACTGGACAACCAAACATAACTCCATCTTCCTCACCATCACCTGTCCCAGCAACTAATAACCAAACCCCTACTGCCATGTCATCATCATCTTCCACCCCTCAATCACAAGGACCACCTCCTACTGTCAGTCAAATGCTATCTGTGAAAaggcagcaacagcagcagcattCACCAGCACCCCCACCACAGCAGGTACAAGTACAAGTACAGCCACAGCAAACGAATGCAGGTGTTGGTCAGCCTGCTTCTGGTGAGTCAAGTCTGATAAAACAGTTGCTGCTTCCGAAGCGTGGGCCTTCAACTCCAGGTGGTAAGCTTATTCTCCCAGCTCCACAGATTCCTCCCCCTAATAATGCAAGAGCTCCTAGCCCTCAGGTGGTCTATCAGGTGGCCAATAACCAAGCAGCAGGTTTTGGGGTACAGGGGCAAACTCCAGCTCAGCAGCTATTGGTTGGGCAGCAAAATGTTCAGTTGGTCCAAAGTGCAATGCCACCCACAGGGGGAGTGCAAACCATACCCATCTCGAACTTACAAATATTGCCAGGTCCGCTGATCTCAAATAGCCCAGCAACCATTTTCCAAGGGACTTCTGGCAACCAGGTAACCATAACAGTTGTGCCAAATACAAGTTTTGCAACTGCAACTGTGagtcagggaaatgcaactcagCTCATTGCTCCAGCAGGAATTACCATGAGCGGAACACAGACAGGAGTTGGACTGCAGGTGCAAACGCTTCCAGCCACTCAAGCATCTCCAGCTGGACAATCACCGTGTACTACTGCTACTCCCCCATTCAAAGGTGATAAAATAATTTGCCAAAAGGAGGAGGAAGCAAAGGAAGCAACAGGTTTACATGTTCATGAACGTAAAATTGAAGTCATGGAAAATCCATCCTGCCGACGAGGAGCTAGCACCAGCAATGGGGATACAAAGGAAAACGAAGTGCAAGTGGGAAGTCTTTTAAATGGGAGAAAGTACAGTGACTCAAGTCTACCTCCTTCAAACTCAGGGAAAATTCAAAGTGAGGCTAATCAGTGCTCACTAATCAGTAATGGGCCATCATTAGAATTAGGTGAGAACGGAGCATCTGGAAAACAAAACTCAGAACAAATGGACATGCAGGAAATAAAAAGTGATTTGAAAAAACCCCTAGTTAATGGAATCTGTGATTTTGATAAAGGAGATGgttcacatttgagcaaaaaCATTCCAAATCACAAAACTTCCAATCATGTAGGAAATGGTGAGATACCTCCAGTGGAACCACAAGGAACTTTAGATGCTACCCAGCAAGATACTGCCAAAGGTGATCAACTAGAAAGAATTTCTAATGGACCTATTTTAATGTTGGGTGGTTCACCATCTGTGAGCAGCATACAGGAGGCTTCAAATGTGGCAGCACAGCAATTTAGTGGTACTGATTTGCCTAATGGACCTCTAGCTTCAAATTTGAATTCAGATGTGCCTCAGCAACGCCCTAGTGTAGTTGTCTCACCACATTCTACAACCTCTGTTATACAGGGGCATCAAATCATAGCAGTTCCCCACTCAGGATCAAGAGGATCCCAGTCTCCTGCCCTGTCATCTGAAGTTCCATCTACAAATGGCACAGCAGAATGCAAAACTGTAAAGAGGCCAGCAGAGGATAATGATAGGGAAACAGTCACAGTAATTCCAAATAAAGTAGGAGTTAGAATTGTTACAATCAGTGACCCCAACAATGCTGCCTGCAGTGCAACAATGGTTGCCGTTCCAGCAGGAGCAGATCCAAGCACTGTAGCTAAAGTAGCAATAGAAAGTGCTGTTCAGCAAAAACAGCAGCATACACCAACATACGTACAGAATGTGCTCCCACAGAACACTCCTATGACACTGTCACCAGCTGTGCAAGTGCAGGGCCAGCCTAACAATTCTCAGCCTTCCCCGTTCAGTACATCCAGTCAACACGGAGATCCAATGAGAAAACCTGGACAAAACGTCATGTGTCTGTGGCAGTCTTGTAAAAAGTAA